One Candidatus Neomarinimicrobiota bacterium genomic window carries:
- a CDS encoding HAD-IB family hydrolase, which produces WKAGVINEHRMARAMLSFYHGRELQPFAESADEFYREYLQPNLSRVAVEKLRWHQEQGHQTVLVTGSIDYYLKPVMKDLSIDHLLCTHLEIGSDGLLTGKSLGSVCVGKTKVEFIQELALEQKLDLSQSYAYGNSDLDIPMLEQVGHPVIVNPNSKLAKHARQVNWPLL; this is translated from the coding sequence TGGAAAGCCGGTGTGATCAATGAGCATCGGATGGCTAGAGCAATGCTGAGCTTTTATCATGGCCGGGAACTCCAGCCATTCGCCGAGAGTGCAGACGAATTCTATCGGGAATATCTGCAACCCAATCTATCAAGGGTCGCTGTAGAAAAATTACGCTGGCACCAGGAGCAGGGACATCAAACAGTACTGGTTACCGGTTCCATTGATTACTATCTAAAGCCGGTTATGAAAGATCTCAGTATAGATCATTTGCTTTGCACTCACTTGGAAATTGGCTCAGATGGCCTACTCACAGGAAAATCACTTGGTTCGGTCTGTGTGGGTAAAACTAAAGTTGAGTTCATCCAGGAATTGGCCCTTGAGCAAAAGTTGGACCTTTCCCAGTCCTATGCTTACGGAAATTCCGATCTGGATATCCCCATGCTGGAACAAGTTGGTCATCCGGTCATTGTTAATCCTAATTCAAAACTTGCCAAACATGCCAGACAAGTCAATTGGCCGCTATTATGA
- a CDS encoding HAD family hydrolase: MNLKKHSCSVAAFFDFDETLLAIDSAGIGFKVLQEQGYLTRAFILKMIMVMALWKAGVINEHRMARAMLSFYHGRELQPFAESADEFYREYLQPN, translated from the coding sequence ATGAATCTTAAAAAGCATTCCTGCTCCGTAGCTGCCTTTTTTGACTTCGATGAAACGCTGTTAGCCATTGATAGTGCTGGCATCGGATTTAAAGTTTTACAGGAGCAAGGCTATCTTACCAGAGCCTTTATTCTTAAAATGATTATGGTTATGGCCCTATGGAAAGCCGGTGTGATCAATGAGCATCGGATGGCTAGAGCAATGCTGAGCTTTTATCATGGCCGGGAACTCCAGCCATTCGCCGAGAGTGCAGACGAATTCTATCGGGAATATCTGCAACCCAATC